From the Choloepus didactylus isolate mChoDid1 chromosome 20, mChoDid1.pri, whole genome shotgun sequence genome, one window contains:
- the FAM160B2 gene encoding protein FAM160B2 isoform X3, producing MLSRLGALLQEAVGAREPTIDLLEAFVEHWKGITHYYLESTDENTPAKKTDIPWRLKQMLDILVYEEKQQAAPDAAGPCLEYLLQHKILETLCTLGKAEYPPGMRQQVLQFFSKVLAQVQHPLLHYLNVHRPVQKLLRLGGTVPGSLTEKEEVQFTSVLCAKIQQDPALLTYILEGKKIIGRKKASREPTTSPEEAAGHKDKDHSHRKASVGPPTCEGEPCGAKALNPQLPAETDGGSGESNLITTLIGLCKSKKSRVALKAQENLLLLVSMASQVAATCLVQSSPCCLALAEHLCQQYQSLPTFLDPADIATLEGISWRLPSAPSDAASFPGKEALAAFLGWFDYCDHLIMEAHTVVADALAKAVAEKLFVEILQPQLLQVSEQSLLTSTALLTAMLRQLRSPALLREAVAFLLGTDGQPETPGDKSRPLCALLIGHCDHLSDEISIATLRLFEELLQKPHEQIVHSLVLCHLEGRLYVTRGAPEPESYEDTLDLEEDPYFPDGFDSGFQPSSKPPPVPTTSSDGRTAVTEIVNSFLCLVPEEAKTSAFLEETGYDTYVHDAYGLFQECSSRVAPWGWPPGPTPLDPHEPERPFFEGRFLQMLFERMSRILDQVIGDLMQRIQRVPQFPGKLLLVRKQLMGQLPGEQNTQAAPGITSQQDCSCWLCSWARRSRPEPLSLPFPSHAASRRQAQVAKR from the exons ATGCTGAGCCGGCTCGGGGCGCTGCTGCAGGAGGCCGTGGGGGCG CGGGAGCCCACCATCGACCTGCTGGAGGCCTTTGTGGAGCACTGGAAGGGCATCACCCACTACTACCTGGAGAGCACAG ATGAAAACACCCCGGCCAAGAAAACGGACATTCCCTGGCGGCTGAAGCAGATGCTGGACATCCTGGTGTACGAGGAGAAGCAGCAGGCGGCCCCCGACGCAGCTGGGCCCTGCCTGGAGTACCTGCTGCAGCACAAGATTCTTGAGACACTGTGCACGCTGGGCAAGGCCGAG TACCCCCCGGGCATGCGGCAGCAGGTGCTCCAGTTCTTCAGCAAAGTCCTGGCCCAGGTGCAACACCCCCTCTTGCATTACCTCAATGTCCACAGGCCTGTGCAG AAACTTCTCCGACTTGGTGGGACAGTTCCCGGCTCCCTCACAGAAAAGGAGGAGGTGCAGTTCACCAGCGTCCTCTGTGCCAAGATCCAGCAGGACCCAGCCCTGCTCACCTACATCCTGGAA GGTAAAAAGATCATAGGCAGGAAAAAGGCATCCAGAGAACCCACCACCTCTCCTGAAGAGGCAGCCGGCCACAAGGACAAGGACCATTCCCACAGGAAGGCTTCGGTCGGTCCTCCCACATGTGAGGGGGAGCCCTGTGGGGCCAAAGCCTTGAACCCCCAGCTGCCTGCTGAGACCGATGGTGGGAGCGGAGAGAGCAACCTGATCACCACCCTGATCGGGCTGTGCAAGAGCAAG AAAAGCCGGGTGGCCCTGAAGGCCCAGGAGAACCTGCTGCTCCTGGTAAGCATGGCTTCCCAGGTGGCTGCCACCTGCCTGGTACAGAGCAGCCCCTGTTGCCTTGCACTCGCCGAGCACCTGTGCCAGCAGTACCAGTCCCTGCCCACCTTCCTCGACCCTGCAGACATCGCCACTTTAGAGGGCATCAGCTGGAG GCTGCCCAGTGCCCCCTCTGATGCGGCTTCCTTCCCTGGCAAGGAGGCCCTGGCTGCCTTCTTAGGCTGGTTTGATTACTGCGACCACCTCATCATGGAGGCACACACG GTTGTTGCAGATGCCTTGGCAAAGGCCGTGGCTGAGAAATTATTTGTGGAgattctgcagccccagctcctgcaAGT GTCTGAGCAGAGCCTGCTGACCTCCACCGCCCTGCTGACGGCCATGCTGCGCCAGCTCCGCTCCCCAGCTCTGCTGCGGGAGGCTGTGGCTTTCCTCCTGGGCACCGATGGGCAGCCCGAAACCCCCGGGGACAAATCCCGCCCTCTGTGCGCCCTCCTCATTGGGCACTGCGACCACCTTTCTGATGAG ATCAGCATCGCCACACTGCGGCTGTTTGAGGAGCTGCTCCAGAAGCCGCACGAGCAGATTGTCCACAGCCTGGTCCTGTGCCACCTCGAGGGCCGCCTTTATGTGACCCGGGGCGCGCCTGAGCCCGAGAGCTATGAGGACACCCT AGATCTGGAGGAAGACCCCTACTTCCCCGATGGCTTCGATTCGGGATTTCAGCCCTCCTCGAAGCCTCCCCCGGTTCCCACCACCAGCTCCGACGGCAGAACGGCAGTGACGGAGATTGTCAACAG TTTCCTCTGCCTGGTTCCTGAAGAAGCCAAGACATCAGCTTTCCTGGAGGAGACGGGATATGACACCTACGTCCATGACGCTTACGGCCTG TTCCAAGAGTGCAGCTCCCGAGTCGCCCCCTGGGGCTGGCCCCCAGGCCCCACGCCCCTGGATCCCCACGAGCCCGAACGGCCCTTCTTTGAGGGTCGCTTCCTGCAAATGCTCTTTGAACGCATGTCCCGGATTCTGGATCAG GTTATTGGGGACTTGATGCAGAGAATTCAGAGGGTACCCCAGTTCCCAGGCAAACTGCTCCTCGTACGAAAGCAGCTGATGGGTCAGCTCCCTGGGGAACA GAACACACAGGCGGCGCCAGGCATTACCTCACAGCAGGACTGCAGCTGCTGGCTTTGCTCCTGGGCAAGGAGGAGCAGGCCAGAGCCCCTTTcgcttccttttccttcccatgCCGCTTCTAGAAGGCAGGCACAGGTTGCCAAGAGGTGA
- the FAM160B2 gene encoding protein FAM160B2 isoform X1: MLSRLGALLQEAVGAREPTIDLLEAFVEHWKGITHYYLESTDENTPAKKTDIPWRLKQMLDILVYEEKQQAAPDAAGPCLEYLLQHKILETLCTLGKAEYPPGMRQQVLQFFSKVLAQVQHPLLHYLNVHRPVQKLLRLGGTVPGSLTEKEEVQFTSVLCAKIQQDPALLTYILEGKKIIGRKKASREPTTSPEEAAGHKDKDHSHRKASVGPPTCEGEPCGAKALNPQLPAETDGGSGESNLITTLIGLCKSKKSRVALKAQENLLLLVSMASQVAATCLVQSSPCCLALAEHLCQQYQSLPTFLDPADIATLEGISWRLPSAPSDAASFPGKEALAAFLGWFDYCDHLIMEAHTVVADALAKAVAEKLFVEILQPQLLQVSEQSLLTSTALLTAMLRQLRSPALLREAVAFLLGTDGQPETPGDKSRPLCALLIGHCDHLSDEISIATLRLFEELLQKPHEQIVHSLVLCHLEGRLYVTRGAPEPESYEDTLDLEEDPYFPDGFDSGFQPSSKPPPVPTTSSDGRTAVTEIVNSFLCLVPEEAKTSAFLEETGYDTYVHDAYGLFQECSSRVAPWGWPPGPTPLDPHEPERPFFEGRFLQMLFERMSRILDQPYSLNLQVTSVLSRLALFPHPHIHEYLLDPYINLAPGCRSLFSVLVRVIGDLMQRIQRVPQFPGKLLLVRKQLMGQLPGEQNTQAAPGITSQQDCSCWLCSWARRSRPEPLSLPFPSHAASRRQAQVAKR; this comes from the exons ATGCTGAGCCGGCTCGGGGCGCTGCTGCAGGAGGCCGTGGGGGCG CGGGAGCCCACCATCGACCTGCTGGAGGCCTTTGTGGAGCACTGGAAGGGCATCACCCACTACTACCTGGAGAGCACAG ATGAAAACACCCCGGCCAAGAAAACGGACATTCCCTGGCGGCTGAAGCAGATGCTGGACATCCTGGTGTACGAGGAGAAGCAGCAGGCGGCCCCCGACGCAGCTGGGCCCTGCCTGGAGTACCTGCTGCAGCACAAGATTCTTGAGACACTGTGCACGCTGGGCAAGGCCGAG TACCCCCCGGGCATGCGGCAGCAGGTGCTCCAGTTCTTCAGCAAAGTCCTGGCCCAGGTGCAACACCCCCTCTTGCATTACCTCAATGTCCACAGGCCTGTGCAG AAACTTCTCCGACTTGGTGGGACAGTTCCCGGCTCCCTCACAGAAAAGGAGGAGGTGCAGTTCACCAGCGTCCTCTGTGCCAAGATCCAGCAGGACCCAGCCCTGCTCACCTACATCCTGGAA GGTAAAAAGATCATAGGCAGGAAAAAGGCATCCAGAGAACCCACCACCTCTCCTGAAGAGGCAGCCGGCCACAAGGACAAGGACCATTCCCACAGGAAGGCTTCGGTCGGTCCTCCCACATGTGAGGGGGAGCCCTGTGGGGCCAAAGCCTTGAACCCCCAGCTGCCTGCTGAGACCGATGGTGGGAGCGGAGAGAGCAACCTGATCACCACCCTGATCGGGCTGTGCAAGAGCAAG AAAAGCCGGGTGGCCCTGAAGGCCCAGGAGAACCTGCTGCTCCTGGTAAGCATGGCTTCCCAGGTGGCTGCCACCTGCCTGGTACAGAGCAGCCCCTGTTGCCTTGCACTCGCCGAGCACCTGTGCCAGCAGTACCAGTCCCTGCCCACCTTCCTCGACCCTGCAGACATCGCCACTTTAGAGGGCATCAGCTGGAG GCTGCCCAGTGCCCCCTCTGATGCGGCTTCCTTCCCTGGCAAGGAGGCCCTGGCTGCCTTCTTAGGCTGGTTTGATTACTGCGACCACCTCATCATGGAGGCACACACG GTTGTTGCAGATGCCTTGGCAAAGGCCGTGGCTGAGAAATTATTTGTGGAgattctgcagccccagctcctgcaAGT GTCTGAGCAGAGCCTGCTGACCTCCACCGCCCTGCTGACGGCCATGCTGCGCCAGCTCCGCTCCCCAGCTCTGCTGCGGGAGGCTGTGGCTTTCCTCCTGGGCACCGATGGGCAGCCCGAAACCCCCGGGGACAAATCCCGCCCTCTGTGCGCCCTCCTCATTGGGCACTGCGACCACCTTTCTGATGAG ATCAGCATCGCCACACTGCGGCTGTTTGAGGAGCTGCTCCAGAAGCCGCACGAGCAGATTGTCCACAGCCTGGTCCTGTGCCACCTCGAGGGCCGCCTTTATGTGACCCGGGGCGCGCCTGAGCCCGAGAGCTATGAGGACACCCT AGATCTGGAGGAAGACCCCTACTTCCCCGATGGCTTCGATTCGGGATTTCAGCCCTCCTCGAAGCCTCCCCCGGTTCCCACCACCAGCTCCGACGGCAGAACGGCAGTGACGGAGATTGTCAACAG TTTCCTCTGCCTGGTTCCTGAAGAAGCCAAGACATCAGCTTTCCTGGAGGAGACGGGATATGACACCTACGTCCATGACGCTTACGGCCTG TTCCAAGAGTGCAGCTCCCGAGTCGCCCCCTGGGGCTGGCCCCCAGGCCCCACGCCCCTGGATCCCCACGAGCCCGAACGGCCCTTCTTTGAGGGTCGCTTCCTGCAAATGCTCTTTGAACGCATGTCCCGGATTCTGGATCAG CCATACAGCCTGAACCTGCAAGTGACCTCAGTCCTATCCCGGCTCgccctcttcccccacccccatatccACGAGTACCTCCTGGATCCCTACATCAACCTGGCCCCTGGCTGTAGGAGCCTGTTCTCTGTGCTTGTCAGG GTTATTGGGGACTTGATGCAGAGAATTCAGAGGGTACCCCAGTTCCCAGGCAAACTGCTCCTCGTACGAAAGCAGCTGATGGGTCAGCTCCCTGGGGAACA GAACACACAGGCGGCGCCAGGCATTACCTCACAGCAGGACTGCAGCTGCTGGCTTTGCTCCTGGGCAAGGAGGAGCAGGCCAGAGCCCCTTTcgcttccttttccttcccatgCCGCTTCTAGAAGGCAGGCACAGGTTGCCAAGAGGTGA
- the FAM160B2 gene encoding protein FAM160B2 isoform X2, whose translation MLSRLGALLQEAVGAREPTIDLLEAFVEHWKGITHYYLESTDENTPAKKTDIPWRLKQMLDILVYEEKQQAAPDAAGPCLEYLLQHKILETLCTLGKAEYPPGMRQQVLQFFSKVLAQVQHPLLHYLNVHRPVQKLLRLGGTVPGSLTEKEEVQFTSVLCAKIQQDPALLTYILEGKKIIGRKKASREPTTSPEEAAGHKDKDHSHRKASVGPPTCEGEPCGAKALNPQLPAETDGGSGESNLITTLIGLCKSKKSRVALKAQENLLLLVSMASQVAATCLVQSSPCCLALAEHLCQQYQSLPTFLDPADIATLEGISWRLPSAPSDAASFPGKEALAAFLGWFDYCDHLIMEAHTVVADALAKAVAEKLFVEILQPQLLQVSEQSLLTSTALLTAMLRQLRSPALLREAVAFLLGTDGQPETPGDKSRPLCALLIGHCDHLSDEISIATLRLFEELLQKPHEQIVHSLVLCHLEGRLYVTRGAPEPESYEDTLDLEEDPYFPDGFDSGFQPSSKPPPVPTTSSDGRTAVTEIVNSFLCLVPEEAKTSAFLEETGYDTYVHDAYGLFQECSSRVAPWGWPPGPTPLDPHEPERPFFEGRFLQMLFERMSRILDQPYSLNLQVTSVLSRLALFPHPHIHEYLLDPYINLAPGCRSLFSVLVRVIGDLMQRIQRVPQFPGKLLLVRKQLMGQLPGEQLDHQTLLQGVIVLEEFCKELAAIAFVKFPPRGPHLSLSPPPEGHV comes from the exons ATGCTGAGCCGGCTCGGGGCGCTGCTGCAGGAGGCCGTGGGGGCG CGGGAGCCCACCATCGACCTGCTGGAGGCCTTTGTGGAGCACTGGAAGGGCATCACCCACTACTACCTGGAGAGCACAG ATGAAAACACCCCGGCCAAGAAAACGGACATTCCCTGGCGGCTGAAGCAGATGCTGGACATCCTGGTGTACGAGGAGAAGCAGCAGGCGGCCCCCGACGCAGCTGGGCCCTGCCTGGAGTACCTGCTGCAGCACAAGATTCTTGAGACACTGTGCACGCTGGGCAAGGCCGAG TACCCCCCGGGCATGCGGCAGCAGGTGCTCCAGTTCTTCAGCAAAGTCCTGGCCCAGGTGCAACACCCCCTCTTGCATTACCTCAATGTCCACAGGCCTGTGCAG AAACTTCTCCGACTTGGTGGGACAGTTCCCGGCTCCCTCACAGAAAAGGAGGAGGTGCAGTTCACCAGCGTCCTCTGTGCCAAGATCCAGCAGGACCCAGCCCTGCTCACCTACATCCTGGAA GGTAAAAAGATCATAGGCAGGAAAAAGGCATCCAGAGAACCCACCACCTCTCCTGAAGAGGCAGCCGGCCACAAGGACAAGGACCATTCCCACAGGAAGGCTTCGGTCGGTCCTCCCACATGTGAGGGGGAGCCCTGTGGGGCCAAAGCCTTGAACCCCCAGCTGCCTGCTGAGACCGATGGTGGGAGCGGAGAGAGCAACCTGATCACCACCCTGATCGGGCTGTGCAAGAGCAAG AAAAGCCGGGTGGCCCTGAAGGCCCAGGAGAACCTGCTGCTCCTGGTAAGCATGGCTTCCCAGGTGGCTGCCACCTGCCTGGTACAGAGCAGCCCCTGTTGCCTTGCACTCGCCGAGCACCTGTGCCAGCAGTACCAGTCCCTGCCCACCTTCCTCGACCCTGCAGACATCGCCACTTTAGAGGGCATCAGCTGGAG GCTGCCCAGTGCCCCCTCTGATGCGGCTTCCTTCCCTGGCAAGGAGGCCCTGGCTGCCTTCTTAGGCTGGTTTGATTACTGCGACCACCTCATCATGGAGGCACACACG GTTGTTGCAGATGCCTTGGCAAAGGCCGTGGCTGAGAAATTATTTGTGGAgattctgcagccccagctcctgcaAGT GTCTGAGCAGAGCCTGCTGACCTCCACCGCCCTGCTGACGGCCATGCTGCGCCAGCTCCGCTCCCCAGCTCTGCTGCGGGAGGCTGTGGCTTTCCTCCTGGGCACCGATGGGCAGCCCGAAACCCCCGGGGACAAATCCCGCCCTCTGTGCGCCCTCCTCATTGGGCACTGCGACCACCTTTCTGATGAG ATCAGCATCGCCACACTGCGGCTGTTTGAGGAGCTGCTCCAGAAGCCGCACGAGCAGATTGTCCACAGCCTGGTCCTGTGCCACCTCGAGGGCCGCCTTTATGTGACCCGGGGCGCGCCTGAGCCCGAGAGCTATGAGGACACCCT AGATCTGGAGGAAGACCCCTACTTCCCCGATGGCTTCGATTCGGGATTTCAGCCCTCCTCGAAGCCTCCCCCGGTTCCCACCACCAGCTCCGACGGCAGAACGGCAGTGACGGAGATTGTCAACAG TTTCCTCTGCCTGGTTCCTGAAGAAGCCAAGACATCAGCTTTCCTGGAGGAGACGGGATATGACACCTACGTCCATGACGCTTACGGCCTG TTCCAAGAGTGCAGCTCCCGAGTCGCCCCCTGGGGCTGGCCCCCAGGCCCCACGCCCCTGGATCCCCACGAGCCCGAACGGCCCTTCTTTGAGGGTCGCTTCCTGCAAATGCTCTTTGAACGCATGTCCCGGATTCTGGATCAG CCATACAGCCTGAACCTGCAAGTGACCTCAGTCCTATCCCGGCTCgccctcttcccccacccccatatccACGAGTACCTCCTGGATCCCTACATCAACCTGGCCCCTGGCTGTAGGAGCCTGTTCTCTGTGCTTGTCAGG GTTATTGGGGACTTGATGCAGAGAATTCAGAGGGTACCCCAGTTCCCAGGCAAACTGCTCCTCGTACGAAAGCAGCTGATGGGTCAGCTCCCTGGGGAACA GCTGGACCATCAGACCCTCCTCCAGGGCGTGATAGTGCTTGAGGAATTCTGCAAGGAACTGGCTGCCATTGCTTTTGTCAAGTTTCCCCCACGTGGTCCTCACCTGAGCCTCTCCCCGCCCCCGGAAGGGCATGTCTGA
- the FAM160B2 gene encoding protein FAM160B2 isoform X4 codes for MLSRLGALLQEAVGAREPTIDLLEAFVEHWKGITHYYLESTDENTPAKKTDIPWRLKQMLDILVYEEKQQAAPDAAGPCLEYLLQHKILETLCTLGKAEYPPGMRQQVLQFFSKVLAQVQHPLLHYLNVHRPVQKLLRLGGTVPGSLTEKEEVQFTSVLCAKIQQDPALLTYILEGKKIIGRKKASREPTTSPEEAAGHKDKDHSHRKASVGPPTCEGEPCGAKALNPQLPAETDGGSGESNLITTLIGLCKSKKSRVALKAQENLLLLVSMASQVAATCLVQSSPCCLALAEHLCQQYQSLPTFLDPADIATLEGISWRLPSAPSDAASFPGKEALAAFLGWFDYCDHLIMEAHTVVADALAKAVAEKLFVEILQPQLLQVSEQSLLTSTALLTAMLRQLRSPALLREAVAFLLGTDGQPETPGDKSRPLCALLIGHCDHLSDEISIATLRLFEELLQKPHEQIVHSLVLCHLEGRLYVTRGAPEPESYEDTLDLEEDPYFPDGFDSGFQPSSKPPPVPTTSSDGRTAVTEIVNSFLCLVPEEAKTSAFLEETGYDTYVHDAYGLFQECSSRVAPWGWPPGPTPLDPHEPERPFFEGRFLQMLFERMSRILDQVIGDLMQRIQRVPQFPGKLLLVRKQLMGQLPGEQLDHQTLLQGVIVLEEFCKELAAIAFVKFPPRGPHLSLSPPPEGHV; via the exons ATGCTGAGCCGGCTCGGGGCGCTGCTGCAGGAGGCCGTGGGGGCG CGGGAGCCCACCATCGACCTGCTGGAGGCCTTTGTGGAGCACTGGAAGGGCATCACCCACTACTACCTGGAGAGCACAG ATGAAAACACCCCGGCCAAGAAAACGGACATTCCCTGGCGGCTGAAGCAGATGCTGGACATCCTGGTGTACGAGGAGAAGCAGCAGGCGGCCCCCGACGCAGCTGGGCCCTGCCTGGAGTACCTGCTGCAGCACAAGATTCTTGAGACACTGTGCACGCTGGGCAAGGCCGAG TACCCCCCGGGCATGCGGCAGCAGGTGCTCCAGTTCTTCAGCAAAGTCCTGGCCCAGGTGCAACACCCCCTCTTGCATTACCTCAATGTCCACAGGCCTGTGCAG AAACTTCTCCGACTTGGTGGGACAGTTCCCGGCTCCCTCACAGAAAAGGAGGAGGTGCAGTTCACCAGCGTCCTCTGTGCCAAGATCCAGCAGGACCCAGCCCTGCTCACCTACATCCTGGAA GGTAAAAAGATCATAGGCAGGAAAAAGGCATCCAGAGAACCCACCACCTCTCCTGAAGAGGCAGCCGGCCACAAGGACAAGGACCATTCCCACAGGAAGGCTTCGGTCGGTCCTCCCACATGTGAGGGGGAGCCCTGTGGGGCCAAAGCCTTGAACCCCCAGCTGCCTGCTGAGACCGATGGTGGGAGCGGAGAGAGCAACCTGATCACCACCCTGATCGGGCTGTGCAAGAGCAAG AAAAGCCGGGTGGCCCTGAAGGCCCAGGAGAACCTGCTGCTCCTGGTAAGCATGGCTTCCCAGGTGGCTGCCACCTGCCTGGTACAGAGCAGCCCCTGTTGCCTTGCACTCGCCGAGCACCTGTGCCAGCAGTACCAGTCCCTGCCCACCTTCCTCGACCCTGCAGACATCGCCACTTTAGAGGGCATCAGCTGGAG GCTGCCCAGTGCCCCCTCTGATGCGGCTTCCTTCCCTGGCAAGGAGGCCCTGGCTGCCTTCTTAGGCTGGTTTGATTACTGCGACCACCTCATCATGGAGGCACACACG GTTGTTGCAGATGCCTTGGCAAAGGCCGTGGCTGAGAAATTATTTGTGGAgattctgcagccccagctcctgcaAGT GTCTGAGCAGAGCCTGCTGACCTCCACCGCCCTGCTGACGGCCATGCTGCGCCAGCTCCGCTCCCCAGCTCTGCTGCGGGAGGCTGTGGCTTTCCTCCTGGGCACCGATGGGCAGCCCGAAACCCCCGGGGACAAATCCCGCCCTCTGTGCGCCCTCCTCATTGGGCACTGCGACCACCTTTCTGATGAG ATCAGCATCGCCACACTGCGGCTGTTTGAGGAGCTGCTCCAGAAGCCGCACGAGCAGATTGTCCACAGCCTGGTCCTGTGCCACCTCGAGGGCCGCCTTTATGTGACCCGGGGCGCGCCTGAGCCCGAGAGCTATGAGGACACCCT AGATCTGGAGGAAGACCCCTACTTCCCCGATGGCTTCGATTCGGGATTTCAGCCCTCCTCGAAGCCTCCCCCGGTTCCCACCACCAGCTCCGACGGCAGAACGGCAGTGACGGAGATTGTCAACAG TTTCCTCTGCCTGGTTCCTGAAGAAGCCAAGACATCAGCTTTCCTGGAGGAGACGGGATATGACACCTACGTCCATGACGCTTACGGCCTG TTCCAAGAGTGCAGCTCCCGAGTCGCCCCCTGGGGCTGGCCCCCAGGCCCCACGCCCCTGGATCCCCACGAGCCCGAACGGCCCTTCTTTGAGGGTCGCTTCCTGCAAATGCTCTTTGAACGCATGTCCCGGATTCTGGATCAG GTTATTGGGGACTTGATGCAGAGAATTCAGAGGGTACCCCAGTTCCCAGGCAAACTGCTCCTCGTACGAAAGCAGCTGATGGGTCAGCTCCCTGGGGAACA GCTGGACCATCAGACCCTCCTCCAGGGCGTGATAGTGCTTGAGGAATTCTGCAAGGAACTGGCTGCCATTGCTTTTGTCAAGTTTCCCCCACGTGGTCCTCACCTGAGCCTCTCCCCGCCCCCGGAAGGGCATGTCTGA
- the NUDT18 gene encoding 8-oxo-dGDP phosphatase NUDT18 encodes MASESLAGALAAVLGGRGLHVQGWDSVPAEEPPAPVRLRKNVCYIVLAVFLNEQDEVLLIQEAKRECRGSWYLPAGRMEPGETIIEALQREVKEEAGLQCEPLTLLSVEERGPSWIRFAFLARPTGGTLKTSKEADAESLQAGWYPRTSLPSPLRAHDILHLVELAAQYGQHARHPLILPQELPCSLVCQRLVVTFTSDQAVWVLMGTVGVPHLPITACGFTPVEQRGGIKMAILRLLQECLTLHHLAVETKGLLGVQHLGKDHTDGVCLNVLVTVAFRNPGVQTEPPKVQGENFFWWKVMEEELQSQLLQRLQESSVVPVNR; translated from the exons ATGGCCTCGGAAAGCCTGGCGGGGGCGCTGGCGGCCGTCCTGGGGGGCCGGGGGCTGCACGTGCAGGGCTGGGACTCGGTGCCGGCCGAGGAGCCGCCGGCGCCGGTGCGGCTGCGGAAGAACGTCTGCTACATCGTGCTTGCGGTGTTCCTCAACGAGCAG GATGAGGTGCTCCTGATCCAGGAGGCCAAGAGAGAGTGCCGTGGGTCGTGGTACCTGCCCGCGGGAAGGATGGAGCCAGGGGAGACCATCATAGAGGCGCTGCAGCGGGAGGTGAAGGAGGAGGCCGGGCTGCAGTGTGAGCCTCTGACACTGCTGTCTGTGGAGGAACGAGGCCCCTCCTGGATCCGCTTTGCCTTCCTTGCTCGCCCCACAG GCGGAACTCTCAAGACTTCTAAGGAGGCAGATGCAGAGTCCCTGCAGGCTGGCTGGTATCCACGAACATCCCTGCCCTCTCCGCTGCGAGCCCATGACATTTTGCACCTGGTGGAGCTAGCCGCCCAGTATGGGCAGCATGCCAGGCACCCTCTTATTCTGCCCCAAGAGCTTCCCTGCAGTCTGGTCTGCCAACGGCTCGTGGTCACCTTTACCAGCGACCAGGCAGTGTGGGTGCTGATGGGTACGGTGGGGGTACCTCACTTGCCCATCACTGCCTGTGGCTTCACGCCCGTGGAGCAGAGGGGTGGCATCAAGATGGCCATCCTGCGGCTGCTGCAGGAGTGTCTGACCCTGCACCATTTGGCAGTGGAGACCAAGGGGCTGCTTGGAGTGCAGCATCTAGGCAAAGACCATACCGATGGCGTTTGCCTAAATGTGCTGGTGACAGTGGCCTTTCGGAACCCAGGTGTCCAAACTGAGCCCCCGAAGGTTCAGGGCGAGAACTTCTTTTGGTGGAAGGTGATGGAGGAAGAGCTACAAAGTCAGCTCTTACAGAGGCTTCAGGAGTCATCTGTCGTCCCAGTCAACAGATAG